GAGAATCCACAGCATTCCCGTCATGAGCGCCGCATCAATACAAGCAATTATTTTCATGGTGAATGTCGTGTCAGCTATTTTATTTCCATACTGGTCGGTCATGCGCACATAGTCCCCATGCGGTATCATGTCCGTGAGGAAATGCGAAACGGCACCAAGCGTGAATGCGGCGATAGGATTGGCGATATGTTCTCCGATCAGAATGCCGATGGTTGCGTGAACGGTGAGGTACATACCCTTAGTGAAAAATACCAAATTCCAATATCTCCCGCTCCGGCGGGATCCTACTTACCATTGAAAAACGACATTCAAGGAGCGGGACAAATTCCAAACAAATCCCAATGCCTCAATGACCAAGTTTGGACATTTGGATTTTGAGCTTTATTGGGAATTGGGATTTGGATATTGGGTTTTGCCCATACTATATTCTCCTAATATCTGCCCCTAATTTCGTCAACTTTCCCACAATATCCTCATATCCCCGGTCAATGTGGTTCTGGGGGTCATGGATAACGCTCGTGCCCTTCGCCGCGAGCGCGGCAAGGAGCATATCAATGCCTGCGCGCACGTCATGGGAGCGCAGGGTGGCAGCTTTCAGCGCGGTAGGTCCCCATACATAGGCGGCATGTGGTTCCCGGTCGCGGTAATCCTCGTCGTTAAAGTTATAATCCTGCGGTTTGAATCCTGCGGGTTGGAATTTCCGGTAGCGGACTCCCATTTTTTTTAATTCTTCCAGATACCGCCAGCGCGTTTCAAAGATCCGTTCATGGATCATGGAGCGCCCTCGTGATTTGGCGGCGAGGATAAGCGTGGCAAGCGGCTGCCAGTCAGTCATGAATCCCGGTTCCCAATCGGTCGTTATCGTCGTTGGTTTCAGCGGCGTATGAAAGGGGAGTACGCACAGTACACTTCCTTTCCATTGCAGCCGCACGCCGATGCGCGTGCAGAAATCAGTAAACGGTACCACCAGTATTTTGGGGAGATGCGTGATATGCAGCGCGCCTCCGGTGAGAATAGATGCGGTAATGGCGGTTACTCCTTCCAGACGGTCGGGGATCGAGGTGGCCTCTGCGCCGTGCAAATACGGCTTTACCCCTGTTATTTCTATAGTCCGGGGGGTGATGCGCTTTATGCGCGCACCCATGCGATTCAGCATTTCAATGAGATTATCCACTTCAGGCTCTTGCGCGGCATTCTCGAGGATGACGCGTCCGCGGTTGAATATTGAGGCAAGGACGAGGTTTTCCGTGCCGCAGTGCGTATTCTTCGCAAAACGATAATGGCATGATGCGGGGCGGATCGGCATAGTGATTTCCGTCACACTGCCCTTTGTTTTTATTTTTCCGCCCAGCTTCCGAATGCCGTCAAGGTGACGGTTCAGGGGCCGCCTGCCTATGGCGTCACCTTTTGGCGGATAAATTTTTACATGGCCTTCGCGCGCGAGCGTAGCGCCGATGAAGAGTACTGCCTGCCGCGCGCTCATCGCTTCCAAGGGAATTTCATTGTAAACAATATTTTTACAGTGAATCTCAATAGTATTTTTTTTTATCCACTTCACGTCCGTGCCGAGCGCAGTGAGCGCTTCAAGGCTGCGGTGGGTGTCTGAAAATTGCGGGATATTATGGAATATGCACCGCTCCCTGGTAAGGAGCGATGCAATAAGAAGTTTGGGTGCGGCATTTTTTGCGCCGGAAACCGGATAGGTGCCATAGAGCGGCTTGCCACCGTGAACGATGAAGGTAGACACACGATAAATTTCAAAACTCAAAAATTGAATAGAAAATTGTATATATTGCCAGTGGTGGGGATCGAACCCACGACCTAGGGCTTGCTTGCCCCGCACAAATTGTATTAATAGCTGGGGTGGGGATCGAACCCACGACCTAGGGCTTATGAGTCCCTCGCTCTAACCAACTGAGCTACCCAGCCACGTCGTTATTTTGGTGCGGGGTGAAAGTCCCTCGCTCCCCGCCGCAAGCTTCGTCCCGACTTTGTCGGGACTCGCAAGCTGGCGGGTAACCAACTGAGCTACCCTGCCACATTGAGGAATAGTATACCTTGAATGAACTATATGACAAATTTTGACAGAATGCAATTCCTATGATATAATTTAACTATAATATAAAAATAAAATGTAAAAATATGCATGCGGGAGGTTGTATTTTTTGGGGTTATTTAGTGGTATTAGTGAACTGAAGGCTTCCTTGAAGGGAAGCTTTTTATCTTTTAAAGGAAAGCTATTTTATGCGAGTTGCAGAGATCATGACAAAGGAGGTAATCACGGTACAAGATGATACGCCGCTTATGAAAGTGGCGGAGCTCCTCTTTGACCGAGCCCTCAACGGTGTGCCAGTCATTGATAAAAAGCGCCATGTGATCGGCATAATCACTGAATATGATTTGTTAAGCCGTGAAGAGCACATCCATATTCCCAGTTATGTAAAGCTTTTGTCAGAATTTAAAATCGTCGATCGCAAAAACGACGTGCACCGCGAGCTTGATAAAGTATATCATGTGCACGCGAAAGATCTCATGACCGTGCCCGTGGTTACTATAGCGCCGGACACGGAAGTTGCGGAAGCCGCGCGCATCTTTTCCGAGCAGCGGATCAATCCGCTCCCCGTCGTGGATGGCAAGAAGCGCCTCGTGGGCATCGTGTCGCGCGCTGACATAGTTAAACTATTTAAAAAAATTACATTGTGAGTATGAAACATTATTAATTCCTTATACTTTGAGAACGTAGAACAATGCAGTAGAGAGATATCCACGCGGATAGTCGGCCGCCCGTAGCGTCGGAGCTTGTCTCCGACTAATCGGTGGCAGATAAACTGCCACGCTACAATTGATACCATTATGCGGCCGAACGCGGATTCACGCAGATATTCTTCTACTATCTCACTTTATTATTGCTTATTAAATTAACATAAATATATGGCATTTAATCATGTATCGCAAAATCGCCCGGTAGATCAAGCGATCAAGGAATCTCAAAAAAAGCTTTCACTCTTTTCACTTATAAGCAAAGGCCAGGTGAAGGTCT
This window of the Patescibacteria group bacterium genome carries:
- a CDS encoding UDP-N-acetylglucosamine 1-carboxyvinyltransferase, which produces MSTFIVHGGKPLYGTYPVSGAKNAAPKLLIASLLTRERCIFHNIPQFSDTHRSLEALTALGTDVKWIKKNTIEIHCKNIVYNEIPLEAMSARQAVLFIGATLAREGHVKIYPPKGDAIGRRPLNRHLDGIRKLGGKIKTKGSVTEITMPIRPASCHYRFAKNTHCGTENLVLASIFNRGRVILENAAQEPEVDNLIEMLNRMGARIKRITPRTIEITGVKPYLHGAEATSIPDRLEGVTAITASILTGGALHITHLPKILVVPFTDFCTRIGVRLQWKGSVLCVLPFHTPLKPTTITTDWEPGFMTDWQPLATLILAAKSRGRSMIHERIFETRWRYLEELKKMGVRYRKFQPAGFKPQDYNFNDEDYRDREPHAAYVWGPTALKAATLRSHDVRAGIDMLLAALAAKGTSVIHDPQNHIDRGYEDIVGKLTKLGADIRRI
- a CDS encoding CBS domain-containing protein, translating into MRVAEIMTKEVITVQDDTPLMKVAELLFDRALNGVPVIDKKRHVIGIITEYDLLSREEHIHIPSYVKLLSEFKIVDRKNDVHRELDKVYHVHAKDLMTVPVVTIAPDTEVAEAARIFSEQRINPLPVVDGKKRLVGIVSRADIVKLFKKITL